The Torulaspora globosa chromosome 8, complete sequence genome segment CCCCCAGAAAAAATGAGTCACGTGATCGGAGTCGTACATAACGATTTCTCTTTCGTATACAGTGACCAAGACGCGTAAAAAATTTCGCGTCCGTCGCAGTTAGGGCTTGGTAGGGCTTCCCGCGCCAGAATTGGCTTTAATGGCGCTGCGCTGTTGTACGTTTTGAATGGGTTATTATATTATCTCGTAGATGTCGCTGGAGGGAGCTATTGGAGCTATTTGTAGTGATATGGGAGGGTGAATGCGCCTTGTATAAAGTTACACGTTGCCTAGTAGGCGGCCATTGAGTGCCAGCCGTATGCTAGCCGCATGGCGTGCCGAGCTCTTGCTTCCCAGCCTGCCCACGTCTTTGCGGTAGCTTGTCTACTTAGGTTACAGCTACAAAGAAGCCCTGGCCAAAGGGGTGGACAAGCGATGCCTTACCTAAGGAAGATCCACCAGATCAGGAATACGAAAAACAACGCGACAATAGCTATTGGTGCGTACTGACTGATCAACAGATCGAAATTAATCTTCTGGGCGGACTTCCTGTACTTCTTGGAGctttccttcaaagatgcACTCAGATCGCTCATCTTATCCAGGGAGTCGCCTCGGTACAGCAAATCCTCAATGTTCTTGGACATAATCTGTTTAACCCCATGGAGCTCCTGATTCAATTGGTCCAAGTTGTCTTGCACTTTCTTATCGCTGTACGtctttcttgtcttttGCAAAAAGTTGTCGAAGCTGACAAACGCATACGGTCTCACGGTAGGCTTCGTGCTCTCGAGGCCATATGAGTGCTCGAACTCCTGTGCCACATCGTTCAGATACGAGAACGCCAAATTACGTGGGTATCCCTTCTCACAAATCACAAAATAGACCACTACAGAGAGTTTCAGGTAATGAATCTCGTAGTTGCCGCTTTCCAACGTGGCCTCATCAGCAGACTGTGGCGTCATCCGCGAAATTACCATCTTtaccttcttcttttgctctGTCAATGATGGGTCTGTATCGTCGTCCACCGATGCACATAGTGGCAGTCCTTCACCGGCGTTAGTAAGTGAACAAAGACTTAGATAGTTAGCAAGATTCACATACCGTCCTCTCTGTATATCAACGTAGACTTGATCATTTTCCTATGCTTGGGACCCTGTCAGTTATCTTGGTCTCACAGCTGTTGAAGCAAGCATTTTTTGTTGACCTCGCCTAGTGCGGCTTGATAAAAAACCTAGCTCATAACATATGGTTATTTAACATGGTCAATTTACATTATAAAAGCAGCTTAAGAAGTATAAAATAGatggaaaatttttctaTTGCCCTCCATGTTCCTGTAGTTTGTCTCAAACCTCTGACGTCGGAAACGTCATACTTGGATCCTAAGCAACTCAACGTGGGCCTTTGATTATTGTCCCTTGAACTGCGGAAAAGAGGGCTTTTCTACACCAAGCAGTTTGTCATCACAAAGACTTGACATCTGTGGAAAGCGTCTACTCCATCGGAATATTATTGGTCCTATCCTTATAAGTACGCGAGGTCCATAAAGTCTTGTGGTTTAGTCTGTAGTGCAAAATACTTCGCTTGTAATACCACAGACCTGCCAGTTCTTGGTGATTGATTTAATAGTCATAAATATCTTGAAACGTCTCAGAAGCGGTGGCGAGCGATATACAGAGGTCTTTCGGGCTCTTCACGGTCCTTAAGGCACAACAACAAAGTGCTCTATACTATGTTAGAACCCTGCCGAGCAGCTTAGCCGCAAAGGGACAGATTAAAGCAAGGACCGAAATCATTTGTCGAATAACATGCTCAATAGTTCGTGGTATAGTTTTTAGGTGCAGCTGACGCAATTGGTTCTGATTGCAAAGGCCACGAGACACAGGACCGAAGCAACACTATCCAACTGAGGCTTCTGAGACTGTCAAAAGCCATGGGATATAAAATAGCGATAATGAGTCCCTTACAGCTTTTCAGTCCATTGCTGCGGCTTCTACAGGGGGGTTTGTGGTGAAATGGTGACAAATCAGTCTCCGGGAGATCAGCAGTCATCAAACTTTATCGTATAGCTTTACCGTGGcttcagaagaaaaataCCATTATTAGGCTTTGAACCATCTGGAAAAagattcatcaaagaaataATCGGATTTTTATGAGGAAAGATATTGAAGGTATGCAATGACAATCCGCAATTCTGAAAGCACAAGTTTCCGATTGTTTCCAATATTCTGATATCCTCTTCATGGTTAAAAAAAAAGAGATGTTACAACTTAGGCTCATCCGTACTACCTTAGGATTAAATCACTTTCCAAAATATGACGCCAGCGATAAACAAAAATGATTCTGGCGACTGCATCTGAATGCGTCGAGCAACTTGAGTTCTCCCGTTGCTCAGTCCCCACTTGAAGGTTAAAAACCGAGCGAACCGAGCGTTTCCAATCACTATAAATAGTAAACTGCCTGCGGTAAGCTATAACGACGCCAACGTAGTTACTCTTGTGTCCTTGATGGAAGTGAGAAGACTGCGGCCTCTTTTCGGTATTGTGGATCCCCAAGTGAAGCCGTATTGAAACCAGTCAGAACCTTGTCAATACCCAAAGAGCAATAACTTTTAAAAATGGTTAGCTTTCGAGCAAAAAGGTCAAAACCTCTGTAACGTTTTGCATAAAGACAGAGCCGTGCACGTCTCCTAAACAATAGCAATCGTAAGCGAGATCTGCCAAACCTTCCAAGCAGCCCCTCAATCAAGTTGTTTTTCTAAAGAAGATAAGCGCAGTCCGGTTGCTTTCACCGCTCGCATACCGTCTGGATTGGATCTAGTACTTTTTCACACTCAGTCACTATATCTACCGATTCATTTGTATGAATAGGTACTGTATTCTCTTAATATTTTTATAACGGAAGTACCTTCATGGAGAGAACTCGGGGCAATCAGTATATTTTTTTAATGAAAACAGAAGATCTGATTACTGTTCCCTATCCAGGCGAAAAGTACACGATTGGGTGAATTGGCGTCCAATCCTGATATTTCTTGCAATCATACCTCCCGCCTCTCCTGGTTTCTTAAATGCCATTATCTGACCGGTTTTTGTCTGAACCGACATCCACCAAAGCGGCGaagtcttcttcaattACTTAAATATTACCTCTTTTTGAAGGTTTAAATTAGCCTTTAACCGATAATGAAGAACGTCCAAAAACAACGAGGGGGTCAGCATGCCAAAGGAGAAGCGTGCTGATGATACTTACAGAAGTTATGGACCCACTAGATCTTGGTGATAGCACTGAGTTCTTTGTTTAACCCTTGAATACTCACAAAAACAGAATGAACGATTGCTCAAAAATCTTGTGGCTTCATGGACCACAGATCCTGAGATTGTTGATCGTAAGTGCTCCAAAATATATCAGTCATTTCATTCAACGTCTCCTGTGAGATAGTTCCTTCATCAGTGAAACTGCAATAATTCTCGGCTTTCGTTCTCGACTCGCGGGCCCTGTCAAAAAGAGTTCTGCTAACTTTCTCCAACGCCAATGTGGTTGCAATTGCGTgggatttgaagaacaaagcTTGCAAGTGAGCTTTCGAGGGttcaaagagctcatcAATCATCTCCCTAAACATATTAATGGCTCCAACAAACGAGTAGTATTCCGAAGTCGGCACATCCAAGTTATGAAGTTCAACTGCGCAAGTACCCCAATCGATGGATTTGATCAATCCATCTTCGAAGAGAGAAAGTTTATAGAAGAAGGCAGAATACATCTCAGAAAGCACCCTCATCAGTAAGGGATTTACTAGCAGTAATGCGAAATGCAGCGCCCTATGGCCATCCTTGCCGGCGTCCCTTTCGAGAATACCAAGGATTGTGTTCACTGATAAAGATAGTGAGAGAAGCCCAAACTTGACTAAGCCATTCTTTACCGTAGTCAGAGGAGAATTCAACCACGTTCGCTGAATGTTATGAAAGTTTAACAACATGCCGAGGCTCGGCGCCAAAACAGTGACATCAAAAAAGTCAACAGTTGGAATTGTTTCCTGCGAAGTGTAACATCGTATCGGTAAAAGATTGTCTTGAATATATGCTATCAGCTGCTCTATCGCCACATCGATGTTACCAGAACTTGATCGTGAGTTGATTTCCATAATACAATAACGGGAGACCTGTATGAATTTCATGAGCATTAAGCGTCTTCTGCGCAGCAAACCACCGCATTCTTCCTCGGTCTGCTCATAAAGCTTTAGTGTCTCAGGGTCGAAATGGTCATCCGATATGAGAAGTGGCCTGCCAAACTCAAAAGCAACCAGTACATCCGCGTACAAGGTCCACAACCAAGCGTTATTTAGGGTATAAAGCGGCCCAACTTCACTCTCTTTGCCCTTGTAGTAGGTATTCGCCTCTGCCAACCCCAAATTCATCGAACACTCACACAGTTCCGCGACCATACCGCCTACCTGAGGAGCCTCCTCGCAGACGTACGAGTAATAGACattgttgaaaaatcgcagcagcaaaaaTTGCGATCTCTCGACGAAACTTAATTTGGTAGACAAGTTTAACGCGGTCAATGATGTAAAAAATTTGCTGAATAAAGGCGGTGGTGCCCCTTCAAGTTTCGTTAAGCACAGTATCATCAGGATCAGCGCCGCCTTACAGAGATTACCATCGCCATCTGGTGCAATTATATCTATCACACGATCCTGGTCATCCGGAGAGCGGATGAAGCAACGCTCCAAATCATTCAGAGTTTTCTCTTTATCCAACACCTTAAACATTACGTGGTACTCGTCATCGAAGTATTTGATAACGCTTTTCCGCAGCTCTTGATATCCTGGTAACTCCTTACAAAGAGCGCCTGTCGCACATTCTTCCTCAGGTGTTATCGGCATCTTTTGCGTCTTCCACGAACTGCTCATCCATTTGCACCTCTCGGGCATAATCATATCCCATAGTTTTTTGTATTCCGCCACGAACCGGTCACCTTGAGCCACTACCGTTGTCCTCCACGAAGTGGGTCCGAAAACAATACACTGCCCATCCATCTGTATAAAAGTCCTATAGGCCCAGAGTGGATTGTTTCTGGGACCAGTTGATATCGACGAACGGCCAGAACTAGgagtcgatgaagaatgAGTACCATCACTCACTGCGCCACCTTCAAAGTCCTTAAGtttctcctccagctcGTTAATCCTGCGAATGAGCTCGACGTTAGGTGAGTCGCTAAACAGCTCGTCAGTCGTTAACTGGAAATTGAAGTGATCCGTGTAGAGACAATTGGGTAGCTTCCTCTCCAAGCATTGGTTGCACATGGGCTTCCCATGATCACATTTCaattttctctttctgcaGAATGTGCAGGACTTGACGAccttcctccttctcttgaCTGCCCTTGGAGCTTCACTCATGACAAAAGATAACCTCCTCCAAACGTTTGAGCCTTTGCGCTTTCGAACTCAAAGACCCACGTTACATTCGGAAAACTGTTGCCACCGGTTTATGTCGAGATGAACTGGATAAGCCATTGTCAATGGTCAACAATTAATAATCCTAGCTCCATTGTCCGCGGAGCTAAGACGCAGCCCTAATCTTTCCAGTTAGGGCTTGCTTGCCCTGTATCACGTGACAAAATTTCAACGACACATCAATCGCCCATCGGACTTTGACGTCAGTACCTTCAAAGTCTACCCACACCATGATCAAACGATTAGATCGTTGCatttccagaagaaaataacctcggcggctaattaCCAATCTCTCAGTTTTACCCCCATTTCAGCTCCATCACCACGTTTCGTTTACTAGGATTGTTGTTTATCTCATCGGCACAATTCCAAGCTTCTCTGCTTGTTCTTCCCGATGCCACTGGCGCCGAGTCTATATTGCTTATCGATGTCCCATCCTCCAAACAGCCTTCTTTTATAAACTCCAGATCCCGAGATACGAAAAAAAGGGTCCGCGTCACAAATTACTGACGCGACATCGTTAAAAGTACGAATTCTCGATTTTATTGTGCCTCGTTCTCCCTGCGCGGCGCCATAAGGAATAAGGATGATGACTCTCAGAGTCATCTATAATAATAGCATACTAgatatatatatatatatatatatatatgcTACTATGGATTAGAGATCAATAACGAACACAGTTTGCTGGTCGTGATTGAAGTTGAACAATAGCTAGAAACGATGAACGGGCTGTTGAGTAATTTAATCCCATTGGAAATCTGGACTTTGGTCTTAGAcaagctggaaaatgaTTCAGTTGAAACGTGTCAATCAATGACTGATCTAATCTATTTTTTCAAGGCCCTCGAAGGCTCAAATATCCCACCTTGTTTTCAGTGTCGACTTAAAGATCGGTGGCAGTTTTTAAATTATACTAAGCATGCGGAATGGTCGGAAGTGTTGAAGATTTCGccatctttgaaagtgCTGGCAGATGATGCCAACTTGCTCGCCGAGAGAGCGGATTGTGGGAACGATTTTAGACCAATTTTTATCGTTGATGAACGCACTGACGCGGGACAACTGGATTATAGAGGCACCAAGAACGTAGATATCATTTTTTGCGGTGATACGTCGGTAATTGGTGATTTTATCGTCTCCTTGTCCTCGCACTGTTCAGGATCTTCAGTTGCACTGATAGTTGATTGTGAGCCTGGGATTTATTCGGGCAAGAAATTGTTTGGTATCCTGAATGCTGACCTGTTTGCATCGGGCTGGTCTTTTGACAAGGTATGTGTGTCTTTCCCGTGGGTGAAGGTCTTGGAGTGCAATTACATGGCTTTAGACACATTTATCTATCACGCATTGAGTGGTCGTGAGACATCTAAGCACGGCTGCGAGTTGTTTAATCGGTTTCTGCACAGTTTCAAGCTGAATTTCCCTCTGCTGGAGCAGATTAAGTTTGTGACGCAGACGACGACAAGAGATGAGACGTGTAATTTCATAGACCTTTCCTCGCTGATGCTgaacaagttcaaagatGGAAAAATTCCGCTAATGAATCTATTCAAGGTGCATTCGCTCGAGAATTGGAGCCTCCCGCATGTCTCAGAGTTCTCCGGTCATAGATTCAAGTTCGATGAGACGACAATGACCGGCTCCCCCGAAAGGAGAACACTGTCATTGAGGGAAAATCTAAACTTACTGCGAGAAATGGCCATTAATGAAACAATTGATGCAACGCCCTACTATCGGCTGAGCCTTTTCCCGCGAAGCGTCAAACATACGAGAATTGTAAACTGGATTCCGCTGCAATCGACACCGATAATGATTTTAAAGTCCAAGTCTTTGGAATCgctgagcttgaagctAGTGGCATTCGAAAATGCTCCAGCCACTGTGGTACA includes the following:
- the SEC22 gene encoding SNAP receptor SEC22 (ancestral locus Anc_6.62), whose amino-acid sequence is MVISRMTPQSADEATLESGNYEIHYLKLSVVVYFVICEKGYPRNLAFSYLNDVAQEFEHSYGLESTKPTVRPYAFVSFDNFLQKTRKTYSDKKVQDNLDQLNQELHGVKQIMSKNIEDLLYRGDSLDKMSDLSASLKESSKKYRKSAQKINFDLLISQYAPIAIVALFFVFLIWWIFLR
- a CDS encoding Zn(II)2Cys6 transcription factor domain-containing protein (ancestral locus Anc_6.60), whose translation is MSEAPRAVKRRRKVVKSCTFCRKRKLKCDHGKPMCNQCLERKLPNCLYTDHFNFQLTTDELFSDSPNVELIRRINELEEKLKDFEGGAVSDGTHSSSTPSSGRSSISTGPRNNPLWAYRTFIQMDGQCIVFGPTSWRTTVVAQGDRFVAEYKKLWDMIMPERCKWMSSSWKTQKMPITPEEECATGALCKELPGYQELRKSVIKYFDDEYHVMFKVLDKEKTLNDLERCFIRSPDDQDRVIDIIAPDGDGNLCKAALILMILCLTKLEGAPPPLFSKFFTSLTALNLSTKLSFVERSQFLLLRFFNNVYYSYVCEEAPQVGGMVAELCECSMNLGLAEANTYYKGKESEVGPLYTLNNAWLWTLYADVLVAFEFGRPLLISDDHFDPETLKLYEQTEEECGGLLRRRRLMLMKFIQVSRYCIMEINSRSSSGNIDVAIEQLIAYIQDNLLPIRCYTSQETIPTVDFFDVTVLAPSLGMLLNFHNIQRTWLNSPLTTVKNGLVKFGLLSLSLSVNTILGILERDAGKDGHRALHFALLLVNPLLMRVLSEMYSAFFYKLSLFEDGLIKSIDWGTCAVELHNLDVPTSEYYSFVGAINMFREMIDELFEPSKAHLQALFFKSHAIATTLALEKVSRTLFDRARESRTKAENYCSFTDEGTISQETLNEMTDIFWSTYDQQSQDLWSMKPQDF
- the BOP2 gene encoding Bop2p (ancestral locus Anc_6.59); this encodes MNGLLSNLIPLEIWTLVLDKLENDSVETCQSMTDLIYFFKALEGSNIPPCFQCRLKDRWQFLNYTKHAEWSEVLKISPSLKVLADDANLLAERADCGNDFRPIFIVDERTDAGQLDYRGTKNVDIIFCGDTSVIGDFIVSLSSHCSGSSVALIVDCEPGIYSGKKLFGILNADLFASGWSFDKVCVSFPWVKVLECNYMALDTFIYHALSGRETSKHGCELFNRFLHSFKLNFPLLEQIKFVTQTTTRDETCNFIDLSSLMLNKFKDGKIPLMNLFKVHSLENWSLPHVSEFSGHRFKFDETTMTGSPERRTLSLRENLNLLREMAINETIDATPYYRLSLFPRSVKHTRIVNWIPLQSTPIMILKSKSLESLSLKLVAFENAPATVVQGLFLPSLRCLNLEQMAEQQIAFVPPTDRRGSTDMRSHPAIIEAEPCASSMNPVVFSSWNQLTSLHIIQINMKFSHYIFDIQNLKKSLPSINLKKSFETFFDEQQRFIVV